In Microbulbifer sp. THAF38, the sequence GTTTCAAGCTGGGCTTCCAGCTCGGTAACGCGCTCCGCACACTCCAGGGCCAGGCTCTCATCGCCTTTCTCACTGGCGTTGATTGCGTGGGTGCTGTAAGTCTCAATATCGGCTTTCAGCGACTGCACTTTGTTTTCAGCCAGCTTGCGCTTAGCCATGATCTTAGTCAGGTTCTCATCACAAGCTTTCAATTCGGCCTTTGCCTCCCGCAGCTCTTGATCAAGAATACGAATAGACTGGCTATCCGCAACTGCTTCAGTTCCTTCGTTGACCGCACCTTTCAAGGCAGTCCAGATTTTTCTCAGGCTCATGCTACACCCTCCATTTCAAAATGATCCGCAAATAAATCCAGGAAGTCACCCACATTGGAAAATAGGGTTTCAACTTCTTCAATCACCACTTCGTCTTTACTGGACACAGACAGCGCGCCGAAGGCGACATAGTAACGCTCACCGCCAATCATCTTGATAGCGATCGCCGTCAGGGGAACCAGTTGATGAGTCTGGAGAATCATCTCGTTAAGAACGACCACATCGGCTACCTGGCTCACAGGGAACAAAATGCTCTCGACAACGATTTGCTTCTCACCGACATAAACGAATGCATCGACCCCCTCGTCGTTGGAAATGCTGAGGCACTCTCCCTCAGACTCCACCACCCATCCGGTGTGGTTTTCCGCCAACTGGCGTAGATTCTCATGGTTCCAGGTCATCTCGACTCCCTCGCTGTGGAATATTGGTCACAAATATAGCATCAAAAAAAAGGTGGTCAATAACTTATTTCAAACTTATGTTGCAAATAATACACACAAGGATAGTATTTGCCACATAAGTGACATCAACTGTAACGGAGTAGAGCCCATGGACCACAAGCAAAGCCTCAGCAATCAGCAAGCACTGGCTCCGTACAAGCAGGCCATCGCTCGCTATGTGCGCGCCTCAATGGCTTTGCGGGGTATGCGTTACGGGGACCTCGCCCAGGCCCTGGCCGAAAGAGGAATTTCAATGACCACAGAAAACCTGCGCAGCAAAGTGAGCAAGTGCATGTTTTCAGCGGATCTGCTAGCGGCCATCATCGATGCATTATCGGTGGAAGACAGCGCTATGCCTGAAATCCTCAAGCAAGCGCGGGAACTGCAAGATCAAGGACTCAATACCGAGCAAGAGAGAAGCTAACACGCCCTATCGTGGAGTACCAACTGGTGGATCACTGAACTGGAATACCGATGCTATCCACTTTAACGGCAAGGGCCTGCCAGATAGCTAGTAGTGATGGAGCTTATAGACTGGTTCACCGTTACCGCACTTACCGACAACCTCTGGCTCAGAGAGCTTTGCACCAGCCGGTATCACCTTATTGGTAGGCCACCAGACGAAGCAGGCATAGCGGAAATTGACTGCCCAATTGCAGTAAAGACGTCCGTCGTCCTCCTCATAGAAACGCGCCTGACAAAAACTCAGAGTCGGGCTCCGCACCCCGTGTTGCTGCTGAGCATCGACAAAAATCACATCGACAGCTGCTACGGCAGATACCCAAAAGCAAGGTATCAATAACCACAATTTCATAGGCGCTCTCGGCGAAACTGCAAACTGGACTCCTTTTAAGCCTAGCAGTCCCGGCGCAACTTTCATTGTTGCGTACTCTTACATTGGCCTTGATAGCAGTATTCAGTGCTCGCTCTGTTGTGACGCTTGTTTCAACACTTCAAGAATACGCCTTAGACAGTCATCTCGGTCACGCACCCAACTAACATAGGGCAATGGCAACACTCTTACCCCCGCTCGGTGC encodes:
- a CDS encoding DUF2170 family protein gives rise to the protein MTWNHENLRQLAENHTGWVVESEGECLSISNDEGVDAFVYVGEKQIVVESILFPVSQVADVVVLNEMILQTHQLVPLTAIAIKMIGGERYYVAFGALSVSSKDEVVIEEVETLFSNVGDFLDLFADHFEMEGVA
- a CDS encoding DUF6471 domain-containing protein gives rise to the protein MDHKQSLSNQQALAPYKQAIARYVRASMALRGMRYGDLAQALAERGISMTTENLRSKVSKCMFSADLLAAIIDALSVEDSAMPEILKQARELQDQGLNTEQERS